The Roseibium sp. Sym1 nucleotide sequence CTTCGCTTCCGCGATGTTGTTCCTGGTGATGCTCAGGATCGTCAACTCGCCCTTCGGGCGCACGCTGAAAGCCGTCCGTGACAATGCCTTCCGGGCGGAGGCCATCGGCTACCGTGTCGTCTGGTACCGCACCACCGCAACGGTGCTCTCCGCCGTGATGGCGGCGCTGGCCGGTTCGCTGCTGGCGATCTGGCTGCGCTACACCGGTCCGGCGACGACGCTGTCCATGGAAATCATGATCGACATTCTGCTGATGGTCGTGATAGGGGGCATGGGAACGCTCTACGGAGCGGTGCTCGGGGCAACCCTGTTCATCCTGGCGCAGACCTATCTGCAGAACCTGATGGGTGTGGCGGCCGAGGCGACCAGCGCGGTGCCGTTCCTGTCGACGCTGGTGGCACCCGAGCGCTGGCTGCTCTGGCTGGGTGTCCTGTTTATTTTGTCGGTTTATTTCTTCCCGACGGGCATTGTCGGGCGATTACGGGCTGGGCGTGGGTGAACGACAATTTGCTGCATATCCGCAATGAAGGAACCGGGCGGCCGCTGGTCCTGATCCATGGCTGGTCCTGTCCGGGACGGTTCTTCCAGCCGCAGATCCAGGTGCTGAGGGACCATGCGCGCTGTATCGTTCCCGACCTTCCCGGACATGGCCGGACGGCCGGCCGCCTGCCGCTCAGCATTGCTTCGGCGGCGGACGCGGTCTATTCCACGCTGGCGGACCGGGAACTCGAGGACATCGTTCTTGTCGGCTGGTCCATGGGCGCGCTGGTTTCCTATGCGCTGATCGAGCGTTATGGTGCCGACCGGATCTCCAGCTTCGTAGCGGTCGACATGTCGCCCAAGGTGCTCAATGCACCGGACTGGTCCAACGGCACGCTGAACGGCCTCAATGCCGAACTCAACAAGCATTTTCTCGACGGCATGGTCGCCGACTGGCCGAAACTGCCGGGCCGGATCGCACGCAGGCTGTTTGCGGCCGATTGTGAGCCGGCCGCTGATCTGGTCGCCTTCGCGCGCCAGGAAATTGCCGCCGGAGATCCCGAAATGCTGCGGCCGATGTGGGCCTCGCTGACCGCGCAGGATTTCCGCCCGCTCCTGCAAGACTTTCCCGTCCCCTTTCATCTGGCCGCCGGGCTGAAGAGCCAGCTCTACGGCGCGGGCGTCCACGCCTGGCACGCCGACAACGTGCCCGACTATCATTTCCACGGCTTCGAGGACTCCGGCCACGTCCCGCACATGGAAGAGCCGGAAAAGTTCAACGATCTGCTGCTGGGTCTGGTGCGGGAATAAAGCCGTGGACCAAAATGATGCGTCATCCTGAGGAGGGCCGAAGGCCCGTCTCGAAGGATGGGCGGCCCACTCTGGAACAAGCGGTGAATCCTTCGAGACGCGCGCAGGCGCGCTCCTCAGGATGAGGACGAGTGTGTGGTTCTGCCCTTATTCCGCTTTCGCGGGTGGAGAGGGAGACGCAGGTTAGTGCCCGCCGCTCCGTTTCGCCTTCACGAATTCGACGATCCGGTCGAGGAAAGTCAGTACGAGAAAGACGGCGAGCAGGCCGACGAAAAACCGCAGGTCTGTCAGCAGTGAGCCTCTTGTGACGTCCCAGCTGCGCACGCCGATATTGGCGTAGGTCCACACAAAATAGGCGACTGTCACGAAAACCGCAGTCGCAATGAGCGAGATCAGGATGGTCTGCCAGGCCGGTTTTTGCGGTGTGTCGCTCATTTCAGCACCCTCGCTGTCGACAGGTCCGCCTTGAACACCATCAGGTCGTCGAGCTGCTCGACGTCGCCCTCGACCTCGATATAGAGCGCCAGCAACGGCTTGAGTTCATCGCCGAGGAGCTTGCCGTCGCTGTCCGCCATCAGGAAGAAATTGCGGCCCTTCACATCGCCGGACGAGACGAAGACCGGCGGGATGCCGCCGGTCAGGCAGAGATTCGCGCAGGCCTTGTGGGCAAGGCCCCGGCCCGGGCGCATCGCACCGGCATAACATTTGCCGTCGCAGATCTCCCCGGTGAGTTTCCAGCGGCCGAGCGGGACGGCGTCCGAGGGGAAGCCGCCTTCGAAGCGGGCTTCGGCCGCTTCGACCCCGCCGACCTGGATCATGGTGAGGTCGCCGCGATTGACGGGCACCCCGCGCAGCGAGACCGGGCTGCCCTTGTTGGCTTCCGCCTGTTCGAAGACGCCGCGCTTGCCCTGACCCGCCAGCATGTAGGTGCGGGCGGGCGTGTCGCCGTCGGCGGGCACCCGCAGGACCGGGTAGGGCCTGAGCTCCAGCAGTCCGACATGTTCAAAGCGGTTGCCCCACTGGAAGCCGCCGTTGCCGGGATCGTTCTGGGTCGATGACAGCGCCAGGGCGGCGAGGCCGAGCCCGCCGGCGAAACACAGGGAAAAGACGGCGAGGAAGGTCACCAGCGGTTTCGGCACGGCATTCAGGTAGCCGACGAAGAAGGGGGCGTCCTTGGTCTGTCGCCAGCTCATGAGTCCCCTCCGAATTCAATGGGGTTGACATGGGTTCCGGGTGGCAGGGCGTTCGGGTCCAGAAGGATGGTCGAACCGACCAGCTTCAGCCGGTAGGTGGAGATCTTCTCGGTGAAAGGCGCCGGAGCACGGCCGTCGGCAAGATTGTACTGGTAGCCGTGCCAGGGGCAGGTGATACAGCCCCACAGCACCTTGCCCTCGCCGAGCGGGCCGTTCTGGTGCGCACAGGCATTGGTGATGGCCGACAGCTTGCCGTCATACTTGAAGATCGCCACGCGCTCGTCGTCGGAGAGCGTGACCACCTTGGCGCAGGTGTCGTCGATCTCGTCCAGATCGCCGGCAATGACCCAGCCTTGCTCTTGCAGCGAAGCCTGCGCGGTCTGTTCGCCGCGATCGCGCTTCGCCTCCATGCGCCCGGTGACGAAATGCAGGCCGGAAACCAGAACGACACTGGCGGCGACGAGCGCGGTGAAAATTGGATCGCCCGGCCCCTGCAAAGCGCCGAGCGCGACATGCAGCACCACGCAGGCATAGGCCGCGTAGATGAACATGTGCAGCGCTTTCCAGATCGGCGCGCCCAGAAAGCTCAGCCAGAAATCATGGCTGGTCGCCGCCAGCACCAACAGGATCAGCAGCGCCGCGATGCCGAACGCCTCGAAGGGGAAGCCCAGGATCTGGCCGTAATTCGTGTTGGACGACAGCAGGGCGACATACTGGTCGGTCGGCGAGAAGTTGAAATACCAGCCGAGCACGTAATTGGCATGGACGGCGGCGATGACTGCGGTCATGACGCCGAAATGGCGTCGATTGTAGAGCAGCGGCAGGAAACGCCGGTCGAGCCGGGCCAGCGGCCCGATGCACAGGATCACGGTCAGCATCAGGAACGCGCAGCTGCCGAAGGCGCGCATGCGCAGGATGGCGCCGTCGATGGGCCTGGTCACATCCTCGAAGGCCGGGCCGACGCGGATATAGACGTAAAGATAGAGCGCGACGGCGATCAGCAGCACGGCGTCATAAACGATCTTGTTCCGGTTCCAGATGACCGGCATGTACTGAACGCTCATTGCGAGACCTCCCCGGCAGGCGCCTCGATCAACAAGGCAGGCCGGTCGGCGGGTGGGGACTGGCGCAGGGCCAGAATAGCGAAGAAAGCGAGCGGTAGCAGGATGCCGAGCCACGTCCAGATGCGGGCGTGTGCCGTTCGGTGGGCGCGTTTCATCTTGCGTCCTCGCCGTGCTTTTCCAGCCGGATCCATCGATAAAGGACCAGCGGCCAGATCAGGCAGATGCCGGGAACGAGCAGGGGGCGGAAGACATAGGAGCCGCGGGAGGACGGTTCCACCCGGTCGATGCCGATCGCCAGGAACAGGACGGCGACCACGCCCCCGGCCATCAGGTAATAGCGGCCGATCTCGATCAGAATGGATGCTGTCTGCACATCAGGTCTCCGTGGTCGCGAGCTCCGTTCCAGGTTTTGAGCTTAACCGAAAACAAAGCTGTGCCAACAGCTTGCTCGCTCTCGATATTCGTCATTGCAGGGCTTGATCCACTGCTGTCCGGTTTAACGCGGCTCAGTTACAACAGGTCATTGATTCATTGTCGATATTTACGCTTCTCCTAGTCCAGGACACGCAGTGCCTTACCACTTGCACCCCTCTCCCCCCTGGAGGGGGAGATGTCCGGGAACCGGACAGAGGGGGGCGCAGCAGTTCCTCGTATTCGGAAAAGGCCTTGTATGCTGAGAGGTTGAGCCCCCCTCTGCCTCCTGTCGGAGACATCTCCCCCTCCAGGGGGGAGACTGGAACAAGCGGCGAAACCTGTTTGCATACAGAGGCTCCTGCTTAACCGGACAGCAGTGGGTCAAGCCATGGGATGACGAAGAGAGGCTGGTGTTATGCCAAGGTGTTATCCCCGCGGAAGCGGGGACCCGGGGGCCCTCATAGCCGGTCGTCGGTGGACAACACTGTTTCTTGGCAGTACTGGGTCCCGGCTCGCCGCTTCGCTGCGGCCGCGATGACAGCTGGCGAATTGCCGCCATCACACCAGGTCCGCGTCGGTGATGATTTCCACCAGGGACGGGCCGTCGTGATTGATGGCGTCAAGGATGGCGTCCTTCAGCTCCGCAGTCTCCGTCACCCTGTGGCCGTGACCGCCGCACAGGCGGGCGAAGGCGGCGAAGGACGGATTGGTGAGGCCGGTTTCCCAGACGGGCCATTCGCCGGAGCGCTGTTCCTTGGAGATCTTGCCGAGCTCGGAATTGTTCAGAAGTATATGAGTGATATTCATGCCGTATTTCACTGCCGTGGTGAATTCCATGGCGTATTGGCCGAAGCCGCCGTCACCGGATATCGAGATCACCTTCCGGCCCCTGTAATCGGCGAAATCCTGCGTCGCACACCAGGCGCCGATGGCGGCCGGCAGGCCGAAGCCGATGGAGCCGAGATAGCCCGACATCAGGATGCGCTGGCCGCGCGGCTCGAAATAGCGGCCGAAGGAATAGGTGTTGTTGCCGACATCGACCGGGATGATCGCGTCCTCCGGGCAGAGTTCGGTGAGTGCCTTGAAGACGGCGGCCGAATGAATGCCCTGGCCACGGTCTTCCGTCAGCCGGCGTTCCTTCTCCTCGCGCCAGATCGCCCATCGCTCGACGAGTTCTTCCCTCTGGTCGGGTGCGCCGCCCGGTTTCAGTACCCGGTCTACAATGGCCTCGCAAAAGGTGCCGATCTCGCCCCAGACCGGCAGGGAGACGGGATGGAACTTGCCAAGCTGCATGCGCTCGAAATCGACCTGGATGATCGGCTTGTAGGGCGCGATCCCGGTGTGGTTGGCAAAGGAGGAGCCGAGCGAAATGATCAGGTCGGCCTCGTTCATGAACCAGCTCGCGATCGGGGTTCCCGACCGGCCGAGCACCCCGGCAGCAAGAGGATGGGTGTCCGCGATCAAGCCCTTGCCCTTGAAGGTGGTCATAACCGGCGCGCCGATCTTCTCGGCAAGCGCGATCACCTTGTCACGGACATTCTTGGCGCCATAGCCAAGGACCATGGCCGGACGCTCGGCGCCATTGATCATCTCCACGGCTTGGGCGAGATCATCCGGTGACGGCGTGATTTCCGTTCCGCCCATCCGGCCTTCCGGGCCGGCGGCGGGCTTGCCGCTGGGGATCGTCTGGACATCGTCCGGGAAGATCAGGTTGGCGACGTCGCGTTCGACGATTGCGGTCTTCAGCGCCAGCGACATCAGCTCCGCGTGGTTGGAGGTCGACAGCACCGGCTGGGAGAATTTCGACACCGCCTCGAAGGCCGATTTCAGGTCGATGTCCTGAAAGGCACCTGGCCCGAAGACCTGGGTCTGGACCTGCCCGGTCAGGGCGAGCACTGGTGCGCGGTCAACCTTGGCATCCCACAGGCCGGTAAGGAGATTGGTGGCACCGGGCCCGGCAATGGTCAGGCAGGCGGCGGGCCGGCCGGTGAGCTTGCCATAGGCGGAGGCAGCGAAGGCGGCGGCCCCCTCGTGGCGGATGCCGACATAGCCGAGATTGCCCTGGTTCACCTGGAGCCGTATGGCGTCGGCCAGACCCAGGTTGGAATGACCGACCATGCCGAAGACGCGCCGGACACCCCAGTTGACCATGGTCTCGGCCATGACATCGGTGACCGTGCGCTCATGCTCCGGTTCCGGTTCGAGACCGACGAAGATCTCGCCGTCCTCGATCTTCAGCGGGTAGAGTTTCTGGCCGCTGTCCTCGTGACCGCCCGGGGACGCGCCGGTCAGCGGGTCGAAATCCCAGCCGTGCCAGGGACAGCGGATCCAGCATTTGCCGTCCGTGCCCTTTTCGATCGAACCTTCGCCGAGCGGACCGCGCTGATGCGGGCAGTGATTGTCCATCGCCGCCCATTGGCCGTCGAAATGGGACAGGCAGATCGAGGTTGTGCGGGCGGTGACCGTCTTGACCCGGCCCTCGGCCAGGTCATTGGTATGGCCGACCTTGATCCAGTCGAGATTCTGGGCGTCCATCATCTTCCTCCCACTGTTATCCGTTCAGGCAACCCCGCCATAGGCAACTCCGGAAAGATCCGCCATGTCCCGTTTCCAGGTGGTCAGGTCGTCCGGATTGAACTGGTTGAGGTGCGAATAGCCGCAGGCCCTCGCCATGACCTGCATGAGTTCGACCGACGCCTCGAAGAAGTTGGTCAGCTGGCGCGCGGATTTCTCGATCTGCAGGCGGTTCACCAGATGCGGTTTCTGGGTGGCGATCCCGACCGGGCAGTTGTTGGTGTGACAGGCCCGCATGGCGATACAGCCGATGGCCTGCATGGCCGAATTGGAGACGGCGATTGCATCGGCGCCGAGGGCCAGCGCCTTGACGAAATCCG carries:
- a CDS encoding thiamine pyrophosphate-dependent enzyme, yielding MMDAQNLDWIKVGHTNDLAEGRVKTVTARTTSICLSHFDGQWAAMDNHCPHQRGPLGEGSIEKGTDGKCWIRCPWHGWDFDPLTGASPGGHEDSGQKLYPLKIEDGEIFVGLEPEPEHERTVTDVMAETMVNWGVRRVFGMVGHSNLGLADAIRLQVNQGNLGYVGIRHEGAAAFAASAYGKLTGRPAACLTIAGPGATNLLTGLWDAKVDRAPVLALTGQVQTQVFGPGAFQDIDLKSAFEAVSKFSQPVLSTSNHAELMSLALKTAIVERDVANLIFPDDVQTIPSGKPAAGPEGRMGGTEITPSPDDLAQAVEMINGAERPAMVLGYGAKNVRDKVIALAEKIGAPVMTTFKGKGLIADTHPLAAGVLGRSGTPIASWFMNEADLIISLGSSFANHTGIAPYKPIIQVDFERMQLGKFHPVSLPVWGEIGTFCEAIVDRVLKPGGAPDQREELVERWAIWREEKERRLTEDRGQGIHSAAVFKALTELCPEDAIIPVDVGNNTYSFGRYFEPRGQRILMSGYLGSIGFGLPAAIGAWCATQDFADYRGRKVISISGDGGFGQYAMEFTTAVKYGMNITHILLNNSELGKISKEQRSGEWPVWETGLTNPSFAAFARLCGGHGHRVTETAELKDAILDAINHDGPSLVEIITDADLV
- a CDS encoding alpha/beta fold hydrolase; this encodes MNDNLLHIRNEGTGRPLVLIHGWSCPGRFFQPQIQVLRDHARCIVPDLPGHGRTAGRLPLSIASAADAVYSTLADRELEDIVLVGWSMGALVSYALIERYGADRISSFVAVDMSPKVLNAPDWSNGTLNGLNAELNKHFLDGMVADWPKLPGRIARRLFAADCEPAADLVAFARQEIAAGDPEMLRPMWASLTAQDFRPLLQDFPVPFHLAAGLKSQLYGAGVHAWHADNVPDYHFHGFEDSGHVPHMEEPEKFNDLLLGLVRE
- a CDS encoding Rieske 2Fe-2S domain-containing protein, yielding MSVQYMPVIWNRNKIVYDAVLLIAVALYLYVYIRVGPAFEDVTRPIDGAILRMRAFGSCAFLMLTVILCIGPLARLDRRFLPLLYNRRHFGVMTAVIAAVHANYVLGWYFNFSPTDQYVALLSSNTNYGQILGFPFEAFGIAALLILLVLAATSHDFWLSFLGAPIWKALHMFIYAAYACVVLHVALGALQGPGDPIFTALVAASVVLVSGLHFVTGRMEAKRDRGEQTAQASLQEQGWVIAGDLDEIDDTCAKVVTLSDDERVAIFKYDGKLSAITNACAHQNGPLGEGKVLWGCITCPWHGYQYNLADGRAPAPFTEKISTYRLKLVGSTILLDPNALPPGTHVNPIEFGGDS